A single Rhinolophus ferrumequinum isolate MPI-CBG mRhiFer1 chromosome 12, mRhiFer1_v1.p, whole genome shotgun sequence DNA region contains:
- the CKS2 gene encoding cyclin-dependent kinases regulatory subunit 2 → MAHKQIYYSDKYFDEHYEYRHVMLPRELSKQVPKTHLMSEEEWRRLGVQQSLGWVHYMIHEPEPHILLFRRPLPKDQQK, encoded by the exons ATGGCCCACAAGCAGATCTACTACTCAGACAAGTACTTCGACGAGCACTACGAGTACCG GCATGTCATGTTACCCAGGGAACTTTCTAAACAAGTACCCAAAACCCATCTGATGTCTGAAGAGGAGTGGAGGAGACTTGGTGTCCAACAGAGTCTAGGCTGGGTTCATTACATGATTCATGAGCCAG AACCACATATTCTTCTCTTTAGACGACCTCTTCCAAAAGATCAACAAAAATGA